The DNA window TAATCCAAAATGATTCAAAAACTTTGGAAGTTTTAGTAGCTAAAATTACTGAAAACTATTTTTGCTCAAATCTTTGATTGCCAAGAAAAAAAAGGTAGTACCCAAAGATTGATCCTTTGTTTTTATTGCAGGTGGGTGAATCAGTGACCAAGCTTGATCGTCGAGTCCCTCCAGTCATCAAACAGGTCTCAACCGAAGCCATCTTGGCAGCCCAAAAGGCTCCCGAGGTTGCTCGTGGCGTGGCTTCCGAAGTCCACCGTGCTGGAGTGGTGAACACCGCCTCAGGATTAGCAAAATCAGTGTACACCAAGTATGAACCCACAGCAAAAGAGCTTTATGCGAAGTATGAACCCAAAGCTGAACAATGTGCGGTTTCAGCTTGGCGTAAACTCAACATGCTCCCGCTCTTCCCTCAAGTTGCCTCGGTCGTTGTCCCAACAGCTGCTTATTGCAGCGATAAGTATAACGAGACAGTGGCTAGCAGTGCAGAGAAAGGGTACAAGGTTGCCTCCTATTTGCCTTTGGTTCCTACAGAGAAGATCGCTAAGGTGTTTGGTGAGCAGACGACTGAAATGGAGCCGTTGGTTTCTGAGAGTTGATCTGCTTTGAATCCTGTTTATGTGGGCTATGACTTGTGAATATAATAATCTGGACctgttttatgtttttacttgtGACTGTCTCTTGTGATGGATGGAACAATGGgttttagttttcatgtttgtttttgt is part of the Gossypium hirsutum isolate 1008001.06 chromosome D11, Gossypium_hirsutum_v2.1, whole genome shotgun sequence genome and encodes:
- the LOC107927287 gene encoding REF/SRPP-like protein At3g05500, translating into MAQGDSNFQQDMAKEEEEQRLKYLEFVQVAAVHAALCFTNLYLYAKERSGPLKPSVETVEGTVKSVVGPVYDKYHDVPVEFLKFVDSKVGESVTKLDRRVPPVIKQVSTEAILAAQKAPEVARGVASEVHRAGVVNTASGLAKSVYTKYEPTAKELYAKYEPKAEQCAVSAWRKLNMLPLFPQVASVVVPTAAYCSDKYNETVASSAEKGYKVASYLPLVPTEKIAKVFGEQTTEMEPLVSES